GCGGGTGTACTTCGAGCCGGTGGGTACGACCGAAGCCCTGCTCAACCGATTGGAAACTATCCAGATACCGGCCGAGCAGATTGAACTCGCCAAACGGCGAGCCCGCTTGCAGCCCGACGATTTCGTCATGCTCGGTTGGCTGAAGCTGAAACTCCCGCCGGCTGAGATGGTGGACTTTCTCAAAGAGAGGCTCGAGGACAAGCCCATTCTGGTCGATTGGCACCGCGTCTATCAGATGTCGCGCTTTCAACTCGATCCCAAAGTCGATTTGCGTTCGGAATACGAACAGCGCGTCAAAAGTGATCCGAATCCGGATGCGAAATATTTACTCGCCCGTATTAGCGACGATCCGGAAGCCGCCCGGCTGATGGAAGAATCTTCGAAGAGTACGCCGCCCTCGGCGTATTCCCAGTATTCGCTCGGTTACCGCTATCTTGCGCTCGGGCAATTTCCCGAAGCGATTCAATGGCTCGACTCCGCCGTGAAGCTCAAGCCCGCCAATGTGCAGTTTCAAAATGTCCTCTGGAATGCGTATCTGGCCGCCGGGCAATACGATAAATTTCAGTCCGCTCTCGATCAGTCGAACGCCACAGCACCCACTGCTAGACTGTTATTGAAACTCCAGGCGGCCGCGCGGAAAAATGATCTGGTTCTGATGCAGAATCTGAGAAATCAATTTACGGCTCTGGTTCGGGGACCTGTTGCGAACCCGGCTATGAATCCTGCCCTGGCCAAACTCAATCAGGCGCTCGATTTGACCGTGGCCCTGGCGGCGGGAAACATCAATCGTTTCATGGCTCTGAGTCGCGACGTCGAAAGTCAATCGACCTTTGCTTATCAATTTCTGACCGAGAAATATCAGGAAGCTTCGACCTACATCGATGCCCGCGATGGGCGATCGGCGATTGAATATTGGGGCTTGTTGAATCTGGCCGCCCGCAAAAAGAAGAATCAGATTCTGGAGAACGAGTCCTGGAAGCAACTTCAGGAGTTGATGTCCCACGAGGATCGACAGCTGGCCCGGGCCGCTGAGCTGCTGAAGTCGAACGATGAATCGGCACCCAAACAACTGCTAAATCTGTACGTCGAACCCGACATTAAGCGAGTGTTGCTTCTGATTGCGGCGGATCGCACACCCAATCAAGCGACGGAACTACGAACCTTGGCGTTGAAGCTCAACTATATGCCGGATGTCACTGCGCTTTGCATAAAGAAAATCAGCGATGAGAAACCCGCCGTTAAACTCCCCCGCCGGCCGGATATCAAGTTGCCCGACAAAAAGCCTTAAGAGGGTGACCTGAACGAAGCGATCTTAATTGGAACAGTGTGAATCTCCGCGGACATATTTTCCCATTCCCTTGATCGAACCCGCGTCCGACGAGACAATAGCTAAATGTGCGGACGATTTACCCAATACAACCATCGACGTCTTCTGGCCCGGCTCCATCAACTGGGGCTCGACGAAGACGATATCGACAGTCCCTATTACAACCTCTCTCCCTCGCAGCTCATCCTGGCCGTGCGTCGGGTTATCGATCACAACGAAATTGCCCGGCTGCGCTGGGGCCTGATTCCCAGCTGGGCCAAAGATACTAGCATCGGCTACAAGACGATCAATGCCCGTTGCGAAACTATTCACGAAAAACCGGCCTTTCGCTCCGCCTTCAAACATCGCCGTTGTCTCATCCCGGCCGATGGCTTCTACGAATGGAAGCAGGTGAAGCCCAAGACGCCCTACTTTGTTTACCGGGCCGATAAAGAACCGATGGTCTTTGCCGGCCTCTGGGAAAGCTGGACCAGTCCCGAAGGGGAGATCATCGAATCCTGCTCGATTGTAACCACCGAAGCGAGCGAGATTATCAAGCCGCTGCACGAGCGCATGCCGGTGATGGTCGAACCGGAGAATTTCGAACGCTGGCTCGACCCGGCCATTACTACCCGGGAAAAATTAGAAGATCTTTTCCTCACGCCGCCCTCTCAATTGCTGGCGCTGCATCCGGTCAGTGCCTTGGTCAATAGCCCGCGCAATCAAGGGCCGGCGCTGATCGAGGCCGTGGAGGAACCGACCCAACAGGGTTCTTTATTTCCTGATTAATCCTTTCAATATCTTCGCATTCACAAATTAAAGTTTGTTATTAGTTTTCTCATGTCCTTAGTTCGCGTTCTCTCGGCGCGTCATTTGCATTCTTTTCCTCCCGATCGCCCCGATGTTCGCACTGAGCGGGATTGCGCACTCGTTTGCTCAAGAATGAAAACCGTGACTCCTAAAAATACTCCCCCGGATCCCATTCAGACCGCTTCAGAAGACTCTTTTCCGGGAAGCGATTCTCCCTCTTGGACTCCATTAACGGGCGTCGGCTCTCCCGGGAGAGAGCACCCCGTTACCGAACCGCCACACAACACGGATGTCGAGACGGAGAATGCGCAGAAACCCGCTGCCACCGAAAAACTCAGGGAATAATTATCCGGGTGTCTAAGTATGAGCACTCTGAATCTGAATCTCTCTCCGGATCTCAAAGCATACTTTGCCGAAGAGCGCCGAGCGATCGACGAATCCTGTCGGTTACCAGTGCTGGTTTTTTTCGGCAGCGCGTTGGTCTGGTTGATTGTCGGCACACTACTCGGGTTAACCGCTTCGCTGAAGATGCACACGCCCGATTTTCTCGCCGACCATAGCTGGCTGACCTTCGGACGAATTCGACCGGCGCATTTGAACATGGTCACCATGGGCTGGGCGTCCAGCGCGGGCCTCGGTTGTTCCATCTGGTTGATGTGCCGTCTGTCGCGAATTCCTTTGATCTATCCCCGCATTCTTTTGATTGCCGCACTATCCCTCAATCTCGGGATGATTATCGCGCTCGTGGGAGTTCTCTCGGGATTCAGTCAGGGGGTGGAATGGCTGGAGCCGCCCCAGATTGTAGCGCCCTTCATGACTACCGCTCTCGCCCTCGTCTCGGCCTGGCTTATCGCCACACTCAGGAAACGGCGGGAAAAACACATCTACGTCACCCAATGGTACATCTTCGGCGCAATGTTCTGGATGCCCTGGATGTACACGGTCGCCCAACTGGTAATTTTTGGTATTCCGGGAGTGATGGATCCTGCTCGCGGCGTCGTTCAAGCCACCTGCAACTGGTGGTTTGCCCACAATTTTCTCGGCCTCTGGCTGACTCCGATCGGGGTCGGCGCGGCCTACTATATCATCCCAAAAATTGTCGGCCGGCCGGTGTATAGCTATCACCTGAGCATCATCGGATTCTGGGCTACCGCACTTTTCTACAGCTGGGTGGGCATGCATCATCTCATCGGTGGGCCGCTGCCGGCCTGGATGGTGACCGCCTCCATCGCCGGTTCCATACTGATGATCATCCCGGTGATGGCCGTGGCTCTCAATCATCACATGACCATGTGGGGTCATTTCCAGCAGCTGGTCTACAGCCCGGCCCTTCGCTTCGTCGTATTCGGAGCCATCACTTATACGGCCGTCAGTATTCAAGGTTCGTTCGAAGCGTTACGCGATATGAACGTTATTACGCACTTCACCCACTACACCATTGCGCACGCGCATCTCGGGGTCTATGGCTTTTATTCCATGGTGATGTTCGGCACCATGTATTACATCGTGCCGCGCTTGACCGGCGTGGAATGGGCATCGGCCAAATTAATTCGCCTGCATTTCTGGAGCACATCTTTCGGCATAACCATCTATTACACCAGTCTGACTTTAGGGGGCTGGTACCAGGGACAAGCCCTGATTGCTGTAAACGAATTGAATCAACCGACTCCCTTCATTGAAATCGTACGCTACACGCAACCGTATCTGATCGGCCGCAGCATCGGCGGCTCCCTGATGGCTATCGGCCATTTCGTATTTGCCTATCTGTTCGTAGTTAATGTCTGTCGCTTGGGGCCGGTCAATGGGGGGCCGACTTATTTTGTGCCGCATGCTCAACCTTTAGCGGTCAGCGATCAGCAGTCAGCGGTCAGCTATTAGCTAGTAGCGGTCAGCGATCAGCGATCAGCGGTCAGCATTGAATAAACCATTGCCTTTGGTCAGTAACGCTTGAGCGTGAACAATTAGCATTTCCTAGCTGAAAGCTGAAAGCTGAAAGCTCTATATATCCTCCTCAATCAATATCGGCTGACGGTCGGTCCGGGTCATCACCCGGTAGTAGCGGGAAGGCTCCTTGCAGACGACGTAAACGTGCGGGATCTGATTTTGATCGCGAACCAGTATTCCCTGTATTCCCTGCCGGACGGGGTACCAGACGCCGTTGGCTAAAGCGAGATTTGCCAGGATGCGCACTCCTTCCGGCTGACAATTTCCCCAACGTCCTTCGTCGAGACTCTGTTTCCAGGTCCAGCCGGTTTGCGGCAAAGCACAACGGCGGTCGATATTGCCCCAGGGGACGATTTGAAACTCTCCTTCGTACCAAATCGGTAGCAAGCGCACGGCGTCCAGCCAGAGAAAACGAAACTCCTGGATGCCCGGCCCGCGCGAGTAGAGCCGTTTACGCAGTCGGAAGCGTTCGACCAGCTCGGGCGGAATTTCGCATTCGAGAAGTGCCACGCCGTTCATCAGAAACAGGTCTTTCCTTTAATGTCGCAGATGTCGAAGGAGTGGGTGGTATCGGAATAGATTTCCCGAAGCGGCAATGTGGCCGCACTGCGCACTGCAAAGCGGCCGATGCGTTCGTTGATTTTCTTTTTGATCTCGGCCACCGCCTTGGCCGGTTCTTCGGGCGGTGGAAACAGACTGGCCTGACGGCAACCGGCCCGGCGCAGGTCACCGGCAATAACGTGCATATGCGTGGCCACCCAGCCCGGGCGATAAGCTCGCGCCAGGGCCACCTTGGCCGATTCCAGCAGTTCATCGAAACGATCGGTCGGGCCATCCAACGGCCCTTCACCCCCCAGCGACGGCCGATCGTCGGCATAGCTGAGAAACAGCGTCAGTTTCCCGGCGTGCACCTGATACCAGTTCAATTCCTCGATCAGGCGTTCCACATTGCGGACCAGCCAGGCGTGCAGCACGCGCGGATCGTAAACCTTCCCGGCCATGCTTCCGCCGCGGGAGAGGAATTTGTGGGGCGTCCGCTCGGTATTGATGCGAATGACCGGCTCGCCGCGCAGTTCGTACCAAAGTCCTTCGCCGACTTTAGTGATCAGTTGCAGAATCAGTTTGCGGTCGGCATTGATGAAATCGAGGCAGGTCCGAATGCCTCGATCCATCAGGGTTTTTGCCCGGCGCGAAGCGATGCCGGTGATTTCGGAAACGGAAAGTCGGGCGAGCAGTTCCCGTTCTTCCTCGGGCGTGAAAAGGGCCTTGGCTCCGAAGGGTTTGGCCGTGTCGCTGATCAGTTTGGCCAGGGTACGCGAGCGGGCGACGCCGATGGTCACTGGCACGCCGATCTGATTAGAAATCTCCTGCTGAATCTTCTGGGCAAGTAGCTGAGGGGAAGGATCGTCCACGGTGAAGAAAAATTCATCGATACTGTAGAATTCCGAACAGGAGGAATATCGCCGGACGATTTCCAGCATGTCTCGCGAAAGTACTTCGTACCAGCGAAAATCGCGCTTGACGTAAATACCTTCAGGGCAAAGGGCTTGCGCTTCCCAGACGGTCGTTCCGGTTTTAACACCGGCCGCTTTCATTTCGTAGCTCTTGGCAATGACGCACGCTCCCTGATTGCCCAGCACTCCGACCGGTTTGCCGCGCAGCCAGGGGAAGCGCACCCGCTCGGCCGAGACGTAAAAGCAGTCTGCATCGAGATGGGCAATCAACGGTCTGGCCATGTTCCATTCCTTCCGTAGCGGAATGTATACAGGTTTATACTACTACAGTAATATGTCAAGCGCCGTTGCGGAAGTCAAAAAAAACGGGGAAATGGGATAAGTGGGCGTTCAGAAGAGAGGGGTGGGTACGATTGTACCCACCGGGGGAGAACAAATGTTTACTTCGCTTCAGCTTCTTTGACGAGCGTTTCCAGAGCTTCATCGAGGGCTTTCCATTCGGCATCGGTATCGGGCGAACCGAGGAAGCGATGGCGAATGACGCCCTTGTGATCGATCAGAATGATGGTCGGCCAGCCCTGGACTTTCCAGTCCTTACTGATGTCGCCGGCCGGGCCTTTTTCGCCGTTCCAGAAAGAGCGGTAGTTGATCTTCTCTTCTTCGATGCGCTTGGCTAATTTTTCCTTGTCGCGATCGCTGTTGACGCCGACGAGCACGAACGGCTTGCCTTCGTATTTTTTGACGGTCTTGACGTTGTGTGGAACCATCTGCATGCAGGGGCCGCACCAGGTACCCCAGAAGTCGAGCATGATCACTTTGCCTTTGAAGTCGCTGAGCTTCAAGGCTTTGCCTTCGGTATCTTCGGCGGAGATTTCCAGCGGTTTGCCACCCGGTAAGAGATTCTTGATCATGTAAATATTGTCTTGAGCATCTTCGCCCATCTTTCGGCCGGGGTACCATTCGACATCCGCGAATTCGCGCTCGAGCTGTTCCCAGAGCTTCAACGAGGCGACCGACTTTTCCTTGACGTCTTTTTCAGAAGTCAGGTAGTTCACGCAGTCATCGGTAAGCTGACTGGCCATGGTCCGCAAGGACAAGGCTTTAACTTTCTTGTCGGGACTCTTGGCATAAACTTCCTTGAGGAAGGCAGTCGATTCTTTGCCGAGTGCGAAGGAGATCATCATGACCGCGTTGGCCATTTTCGGATTGGTGAGGTGATGCTTGCGGAGAATCTCGATGGCTTCCTTCCCCTCTTTCGAATCGCGAACGGAAGAGAGGATGAAGAGCGCACCGTCGAAACCGACATCGTCATCGGGCTTGGCCTTGACCAGATTCATCATGGCCGGGACGTATTTCTTGGGAGCGGCCCGGTACCCTTCGAGCGCTTTATTCTTGGCATCTTTGTCTTTCGATTCCCGGTAGGTTTTCAGGAATTCCTGCTGAGCCGTTTGAGACTCTTTGACGATCGATTTGTATTCTTCGGTTCGTGTGGGAGTTTCGCTTTTTTTGGCTTCCTCTTTGGGTTTGTCCTGAGCGAAAGCGATACCGACCAGCAGCAACGCTACCAGTCCCGTTGATAAACGACGCATGTGCACATCCTCGGATGAATGAAGTTGTCGATATTAGAAAGATAGCGATTTAACTGTTGAAGTGATATATGGTCGAATTTTGATCAGTAACTATTTGCGATTGTAATGCGCGGAACCGCATGCTATCGTCGGTGAAGATGACGATTTCCCATAGAATAACTATCCCTTTTTAAGAAAGAAATAAAATGAAAAAGTTTCTAGTAGCGTCGATGGGTCTGGCCCTGGTGTGCGGTTTGGGCATCCAAGGTAATGCTCGACTGGTGTCGCAGGAAATCGCGAAAGCCCAGGAGAAGAAAGTGCCCACCGAAGAAGACAAAATCAAACACAAAGCTCTGATGGCTAAGAAACTGGCTTTATCCCAGGATATTCTGAAGGCTCTGGTGCTCAACGATCTGCCTGAAGCCAAGGTGCGCGCGGAAGATCTCATCAAGCTTCGTAAAGAAGCGGCCTGGATGATGAAGATCAAGAAAGATCAGTTGGCCGATTACAACACCTTCAGCAACGATTTCACCCGAAGCGCGGAGAAAGTTATCAAGTCCTGCAAGGAAAATAATCTGGATCGGGCCAAATTCGGTTATCTGGAAATGACTCTCGCCTGTTTCAACTGTCATGCGGCTTGCCGGGACATGCTGGAAATCAAGAGCGACCTTCCGAACCTGGAAGTCCTGAAAAAGTGATTTCGCCTAAAAGCTCATTGGACTGAATTAATTATGCCCGTTGAGTGCCGCGAAGTATCCCAACGGTCCTCGCGGCTTGGCGTTGAATTCTTCTCGGTTGGATCGGAATTGGCGAATCGCCCAGCCCCAGTTCCACTCATTGCTATCGATATAATGCAGCACCAGGAGATTCTTCAACTCTTCGATTTCCGCGAAGCTCATCTCGGCGGTGTCTTTCAAAAAAGTCGATATATCCAGATTTCCGCGAATCTCCGCATGCCAGCGGTCGAGTAGCCGGCGTCGCAGCGATTCGTTGGGTTTCTGAAACATCAGAACGATATCGATGCGTCCGGGGCGCCGGAAGGCCGGATCGATCCGATCCAAGGGGCAGTTTGTCGCGAAAATATAAACGACGCCTTCCTTCTGAGTCATTCCATCGAGCGCGTTGAGAAAGATGGATTGATCGTCGGCGGCCGGGGCGTTATCCCGATTGCGTAAAGCCATATCCATGTCGTCGAAAAAGACGATTCCGCAATCTTCCACAGTGAACAATTCGCCAATCGAATCGATGGGATTCTGCGAACACCGTGCTGTTTGATAAGCTTCGGCTGTAACCTGCTTCCATTCCCAGCTGCGCTCCAGGCATTCCTGCATTAACCACCGGCAGACGGATGTTTTGCCGTTGCCGGGTGGGCCGTATAGGAGCAAACCTCGTTTTGGTCGTCCGCCGAATTCCTTGATGCGATTGAGATTTTTCGGATCCAGGTAGCCGATGGTATTCTGCCAGATGGTTTTCTGAATTTCCGCTTCCATGACTGGCGGTGGATTCTTTTTGTCCGGCTGTCGGAAAAGCCGGTAGGCCACCCGATATAAGCGAAGGTAGTCTTCCTTTCCGACGATGAATAATTTGACGCAACGTTGCGAGGCCTTACCTTCATCCAGTAGAGCCTGAATTCTCGCAAACGGAATTCCTTCAATGCGATAGCCGCGCACCCCGAAAGTTACGCCGGCGTGCGTGCGGCGAAAATAGGGATTCCAATCCCGCACGAGCAATCCTTCCAGGGGAAGAACCGGCCCGCGCGTCGAATGTTCCATCAAATCGCTGAAGAAATAGCTGGGATCGAAGGCCACGGGATCCTTGATGCCCGCAATCCGCCCGGCCTGTTCGATCGTCTTTTTCTGATCCGCAGCGTAATGCTG
The genomic region above belongs to Telmatocola sphagniphila and contains:
- a CDS encoding TlpA family protein disulfide reductase; the protein is MRRLSTGLVALLLVGIAFAQDKPKEEAKKSETPTRTEEYKSIVKESQTAQQEFLKTYRESKDKDAKNKALEGYRAAPKKYVPAMMNLVKAKPDDDVGFDGALFILSSVRDSKEGKEAIEILRKHHLTNPKMANAVMMISFALGKESTAFLKEVYAKSPDKKVKALSLRTMASQLTDDCVNYLTSEKDVKEKSVASLKLWEQLEREFADVEWYPGRKMGEDAQDNIYMIKNLLPGGKPLEISAEDTEGKALKLSDFKGKVIMLDFWGTWCGPCMQMVPHNVKTVKKYEGKPFVLVGVNSDRDKEKLAKRIEEEKINYRSFWNGEKGPAGDISKDWKVQGWPTIILIDHKGVIRHRFLGSPDTDAEWKALDEALETLVKEAEAK
- a CDS encoding DNA polymerase Y family protein, which translates into the protein MARPLIAHLDADCFYVSAERVRFPWLRGKPVGVLGNQGACVIAKSYEMKAAGVKTGTTVWEAQALCPEGIYVKRDFRWYEVLSRDMLEIVRRYSSCSEFYSIDEFFFTVDDPSPQLLAQKIQQEISNQIGVPVTIGVARSRTLAKLISDTAKPFGAKALFTPEEERELLARLSVSEITGIASRRAKTLMDRGIRTCLDFINADRKLILQLITKVGEGLWYELRGEPVIRINTERTPHKFLSRGGSMAGKVYDPRVLHAWLVRNVERLIEELNWYQVHAGKLTLFLSYADDRPSLGGEGPLDGPTDRFDELLESAKVALARAYRPGWVATHMHVIAGDLRRAGCRQASLFPPPEEPAKAVAEIKKKINERIGRFAVRSAATLPLREIYSDTTHSFDICDIKGKTCF
- a CDS encoding AAA family ATPase, with amino-acid sequence MGLTNNMQHYAADQKKTIEQAGRIAGIKDPVAFDPSYFFSDLMEHSTRGPVLPLEGLLVRDWNPYFRRTHAGVTFGVRGYRIEGIPFARIQALLDEGKASQRCVKLFIVGKEDYLRLYRVAYRLFRQPDKKNPPPVMEAEIQKTIWQNTIGYLDPKNLNRIKEFGGRPKRGLLLYGPPGNGKTSVCRWLMQECLERSWEWKQVTAEAYQTARCSQNPIDSIGELFTVEDCGIVFFDDMDMALRNRDNAPAADDQSIFLNALDGMTQKEGVVYIFATNCPLDRIDPAFRRPGRIDIVLMFQKPNESLRRRLLDRWHAEIRGNLDISTFLKDTAEMSFAEIEELKNLLVLHYIDSNEWNWGWAIRQFRSNREEFNAKPRGPLGYFAALNGHN
- a CDS encoding cbb3-type cytochrome c oxidase subunit I, whose amino-acid sequence is MSTLNLNLSPDLKAYFAEERRAIDESCRLPVLVFFGSALVWLIVGTLLGLTASLKMHTPDFLADHSWLTFGRIRPAHLNMVTMGWASSAGLGCSIWLMCRLSRIPLIYPRILLIAALSLNLGMIIALVGVLSGFSQGVEWLEPPQIVAPFMTTALALVSAWLIATLRKRREKHIYVTQWYIFGAMFWMPWMYTVAQLVIFGIPGVMDPARGVVQATCNWWFAHNFLGLWLTPIGVGAAYYIIPKIVGRPVYSYHLSIIGFWATALFYSWVGMHHLIGGPLPAWMVTASIAGSILMIIPVMAVALNHHMTMWGHFQQLVYSPALRFVVFGAITYTAVSIQGSFEALRDMNVITHFTHYTIAHAHLGVYGFYSMVMFGTMYYIVPRLTGVEWASAKLIRLHFWSTSFGITIYYTSLTLGGWYQGQALIAVNELNQPTPFIEIVRYTQPYLIGRSIGGSLMAIGHFVFAYLFVVNVCRLGPVNGGPTYFVPHAQPLAVSDQQSAVSY
- a CDS encoding SOS response-associated peptidase, whose amino-acid sequence is MCGRFTQYNHRRLLARLHQLGLDEDDIDSPYYNLSPSQLILAVRRVIDHNEIARLRWGLIPSWAKDTSIGYKTINARCETIHEKPAFRSAFKHRRCLIPADGFYEWKQVKPKTPYFVYRADKEPMVFAGLWESWTSPEGEIIESCSIVTTEASEIIKPLHERMPVMVEPENFERWLDPAITTREKLEDLFLTPPSQLLALHPVSALVNSPRNQGPALIEAVEEPTQQGSLFPD